Genomic window (Gadus morhua chromosome 3, gadMor3.0, whole genome shotgun sequence):
GTCTGCCACCAGATGGAGGCATCCGACACAGAAAACCTGATCCAGGAGGACGGGGTCCCCCCGGTCCTGCCCAACTACGGCGGCATGAACGAAGCCAAGGAGGGCACCATCAACGGCCAGGTAAAGTGaaggtttcacacacacacacacacacacacacacacacacacacacacacacacacacacacacacacacacacacacacacacacacacacacacacacacacacacacacacacacacacgcacacacacacacacacaacactggtCTGACCTCTTTATTATGTCTCCATCTGCATGGGCTTAGGTCTATTTAAACTTGTTGGGTTGTAATGGAATATTCACTGCTCATTCCACCcgcaaacaagtgtgtgtgtgtgtgtgtgtgtgtgtgtgtgtgtgtaagatggaGGAGTTCCTTGGCCCACAAGCAGAGtacgatgaagaggaggaggagcggaagTACTATAGAAGGAAGAGGTTCGGGGTGATCAAGAACGTGGTGGCTGCCAGCGTTGGAGGCATGATAGTGTACAGTGTTTACATGGGTGCGtttgtgcacacgcacgcacacacacacacacacacacacacacacacacacacacacacacacacacacacacacacacacacacacacacacacacacacacacgtcacgtcTTCCGCCGCGGGGTGAATTGTGGAGCTCAGAGTCTTGGTAGGTGCCAAAGGAAGCTAGAAATAACCAAAAAGGAGCCGACAAACAGTGGCAGGAACTAGAGAACCGTTGATCTAACAAACGTTCCACCAGCACACCAACAACAGGCAATGAGAGGATTGGGGCGGGACCGTCACAGGAACCCCTTCTTTAAGGACCCCCTTCTGACGTCCCTACACACCGTGGTGGAGGCTGGGTACCTGGGGAGAGCAGCTGGGGAGTGAGGCTGGAGAGTGAGGCTGGGTaggtagggagagaggctgggtaggtagggagagaggctgggtagATAGGGAGTGAGGCGGGGGAGTGAGGCTGggtagatagggagagaggctgggtagatagggagagaggctgggtaggtagggagagaggctgggtaggtagggagagaggctgggtagatagggagagaggctgggtagatagggagagaggctgagtagatagggagagaggctgggtagATAGGGAGTGAGGCTGGGTAGATTGGGAGAGAGGCTGagtagatagggagagaggctgggtagatagggagagaggctgggtagatagggagagaggctgggtagatagggagagaggctgggtagatagggagagaggctgggtagatagggagagaggctgggtagATAGGGAGTGAGGCTGggtagatagggagagaggctgggtagatagggagagaggctgggtagatagggagagaggctgagtagatagggagagaggctgggtagatagggagagaggctgggtagatagggagagaggctgggtagatagggagagaggctgagtagatagggagagaggctgggtagatagggagagaggctgggtagatagggagagaggctgggtagATAGGGAGTGAGGCTGGGTaggtagggagagaggctgggtaggtagggagagaggctgggtaggtagggagagaggctgggtagatagggagagaggctgggtagCTGGAGAGCGAGTGCCGCAGTGCTCTCCAGGACACAGTCGACGAGGGGCTGTGAAGCTGAAAGCTGACCTGAACATGGATAATTGAAAGATCTCTGCCGGGTTCATTCTTTGGTCGGTTCCTCCTCACGGATTGTGTGTGGAGGTGAAATAAAATCCAAAGATCAGACTGATTAAAGGAAGCTTCACTTCATGAAAACATGCAGACAGAAACAAACAAGGTACCCACAAACTAGGTTAAGAAATAGGGAAGTTAAATAGATACACAGGTGGACAGAATTACACCTTTACAAACGTTACACTAATAACACAAAGCAAAAAACGGTAATGAGGGGGTTTTGGGGCGGAATCGTATTATACACATTTCTTTCTATGTGGTTCCATTTGCAACAATAGGTGAAATTTGTTttaatgcgtgtgtttgtgtgtttgcatgtgcatatgtgtgtgtgtgtgtgtgtgtgtgtgtgtgtgtgtgtgtatatacttgtttgtttgtgtgtgtgtgtgtgtgtgtgtgtgtgaatgtacctgtttgtttgtttgtttgtgtttacttgtttctttatgtgtgtgtgtgtgtgtgtgtgtgtgtgtgtgtgtgtgtgtgtgtgtgtgtgtgtgtgtgtgtgtgtatgtacttgtttgattgtgtttgtgtgtgtgtgtgtacttgtgtgcgtgtgtgcatatgtttgtttgtgtgtgtgtgtgtgtgtgtttgtgtgtgtgtgtatgtgtgggcttgtgtgtgtgtgtgtgtgtgtgtgtgtgtttgtgtatgtgtgggcttGTGCGTCACCATGCGTCTGTCTCCAGGCCTCCTGCAGATGCAGTTGATCCTGCATTACGACATCACATACCGGGAGGTGAAGTACAGCAACCTGGGCCTGCAGGACATCGACCAGAAGATGCTGATGGGAATCAACGTGACACCAATCATTGGCCTACTCTACACTCCCATCCTCATCAGGTGGGCAAAGGCACATCTCCCTTCAAAAACCCCGACAATATATGATGAGAATATATCAAcgtcccccatccccccatttTAAATGTGCTCCTATCTTCTATTTTAAATATGCCCCTATTTTCTATCTTAAAGCGACTcgattttaccaccaggtgtgcaTCGATGTTGATTAGTTGATTACTCACTCTCCAGCCTTAATTACCAGGGGAGAAATCTAGAGAAGGAACGCAGaatgggggatccctccttccagggatgatcaggagtgcaatgggggccatcatttacatgcatgcatacatacatacatacatacatacttacacaaatacagtacatacatacatgcatacatacatgcatacatacacacatacacacatacatacacacatacatacatacatacctacatacatacatacttacacaaatacagtacatacatacatgcatacatacatgcatacatacacacatacgtacatgcatacaatcatacatacatacacacatacatacagtacatacatacagtacatacatacatgcatacatacatacatacatacatacatacatacatacatacatacatacatacatacatacatacagtacatacagtacatacatacatatacatacatacaacacATTTTTTGCGTCATGATCCCCTCGACGTGCTTTCCACCGTGCGCTTGCTCTCAGGTTCCTGGGCACCAAGTGGATGATGTTCCTGGCCTCTGGGATCTATGCCCTGTTCGTGTCGACCAACTACTGGGAGCGCTACTACACCCTAGTGCCGTCGGCCGTCGCCATCGGGGTCGCCATCGTTCCCCTGTGGGCCTCTCTGGGGAACTACATCACAAggtgaggcgtgtgtgtgtggaggggtgttttttttttgtggtttgttTTTTGTGAAGTGGAAGAGATTAATCCAAGAAAAAGTAGAAGTGAGAGGGAGCGATTTGTTtatcagatatatatatatatatatatattagagctgtcagttaaacgcgttattaacggcgttaacgcgaaccgaatttaacggcgttaaaaattttaacgcgcgattaacgcaattactttataaaaaaaagaaaaaaaaatctcttttttttttttttttggctcaaaacaaagaagcagtagcctgactgctatgttcaaatgacatttgttcaaagcagtcgttaaattgcactataggctctttttttgtatcgtcctgttttgatcagtgtatatgccaatgttgttaagccgatgcacttcaccatgttgataagataattaaaatgagaagaattatgggacaaaaaaatcaagggatatttagcatagaaaaataatttgcgattaatcgcgattaattagagttaactatgacattaatgcgattaatcacgattaaatattttaatcgcttgacagctctaatatatatatatatatatatatatatatatatataggttgtTTTAATACTAAAATTATAATGAttaactttatttatctagCCCTTTTCAAGCTGATTCAGTGCAAGTGCCTTACGTATAATATAAGCATAATACATGACATCACAAAGGGCTCAGCATTAACTTTTAAGTGTTGGCCAGGCTGGAAACACGCCGTCAGAAACTGAAAATATGATTTTTTCGTCACCTTATATTTTGAGTTATTAAGATACTATTAAGTCATATGTCATCTTAATAATGAAAATTAGATAATGAAAATGTGACAGAAAGTAATCTTTCAAAGATTTACAAGCTGTTCTAATCACTCAATTAGAACATCAGAGGCCGGACGTTGATCAATTCTAAAATCGTGGTTATAGAAAATCTTCTAATAATAAATCAGTTCAATATCTGCATATCAGTCTTGACCTTTGAATGCAGATAGGGATTCGTAGAAGAAATCATACTGATATTGGAAATGTATATCCATGTACAGTAATGGAGCTTCTGCCCCCTGAAAACTGTCAGTGACGGGGATGTGGGATGAACCAATGTTAAACCAAACGGAATTCCAACCAACTGCAAAccacctcaccctgaccgctCCGTCCCGGCGAGCTgactgtcgccctgcatggctgacaccgcatTCGGTGTGGGAAAGGgcgcatgaatgggtgaatgttgggcaatatGGCAAAgctctttgagtggccactggttagaaaagcgccaTGTGAACGCTGTCCATTTACCATCCATTTGCGAGTCGATGGCAGCAGCACTTTTCAGAAAAGTTGAGGGAATGTTCCAACCTGATACGGGCGCACATGGCCTCTTTGGGACGACACATCAATCCACACATGAGCGCCTTCTTCCAGGGAATTCGGTTGCCATCGATGACAACCGAACGCCCAAAAATCGGTTGGCAAATTTCTCAAATTGGTTGCCAATGGCAACCTGGCAACCGTAACCGGTGAGCCCTGTTAAACTAAACAAAATACAGAACAGACGCAGGGCAAGACAACAGAGAGAGCCCCGAGAGAGACGGACGAGTGCTGCGTTAAGACTACCATGACCATGTGGCACAGACCCCTGCATGAAGAGGTACACCAATAGATGAGGATAAATCCTTCAAATATTAGAAAATCCAAtgcaattatatatatttaatcgatatgataaatataaataaattatatttataataaataatagcataataaatatatatgatgtaatgtatatgaaataaatataaaatgtgtCATTTTATGTTATATTAAAGAGCCGGCAGACTGTGTAACCACTTCCTACTTGGTATTAGATGCAAAGAATCAGACAATGCTGTTTTATAGCCTCTAATAAAGGCTTAACAATTTGAATAGAAAATGTTGAGTGGTCAAAAAAAGTGGTCACTCTTTGTAATTCATGTTTATTATCTCAGCACTGTTATTATTTCTGCTTTCATACAgtatgttcacacacacgcacaaacacacgcacgcacacacgcacagtcatgGCAAGCTGACACCCTTTTTACGCTCTTTGTGATGAATATGTTTAATCTCAActatgttctttttttgttcatcactaacacacacacacacacacacacacacacacacacacacacacacactttcacacacaaacacacacacacccacacacacacacacctacacacacacaaacaaacaaacacacacactgagccagGATGGCCCAGCAGTACTACGAGTTTGTGAACTACAAAGACGAGCACGTGCAGGAGCAGAAGAAGTTGCCAAAGGGCGCCTGCCAGACATACATCATCGTATTCCAGTGCATCTTCTACAGCTTCTTCTTCGTGAGTCCTCCTGCAACGCCTGCATCTCGTATTCAACAGTGTGTGTCCCAGGCCACTGGCGGAGGCTGGTATCCTCAGTGAACGGCATGTTCATTTAATTAGCTTAAGAGGAGCCTGAGGGAAAGAGGCAAGGCATCGTGGATGAAGGGAGTAACTGATGCTGAGACCTGTGGTTTCCAGCCTTTGATTTAAGGCGTGCCACTTAATGGTCATCAAGACCTTTTGTGGATCACCGCATATGCAAAAGGTAAATAACGCAGTAATGCCATTTATAGTTCCCCCCTTTATAAAACAATGAGGCCATGAACAGGGGGAAACAGTAGAAAAGAGTAATGCTTATGCTCCAAGTGGGTTTTATTTAGCTAGCACGAATTAACACGAAACACAAATAGaaaacatatatgcacacagCAACCCTGTGTCGAGAAAAAAAACGGAGGTGGCACTGTGCAAAAAATCACCTACTCTGCTTTCTGTTCCCCATCAGCTGAGCTTGGTGTTTGCAGAGTTCCCCCTGAGGCTCTTTCTCCACGATTCTCTCCAGAACTACAATCACACCCTCTACAATGTCAAGCACTGTGgtaaatactcacacacacctcttctaCTATCTGCGGGGGGAAGATGATTAAACCACCAGGTGGTCTAGTCACACACTGCAGCTCATCTGGGTGGACAAATCTGGGCGATGTCATGGATttaaaatggtaaatggactgcactTGTATGGTGCTTTTCgaaccagcggccactcaaagcgcttcataATATGTACATAATGGGTGAataaacattcacccattcatgcacacattcacacaccgacggcggtgtcagccaatgcaaggtgacagccaggtCGTCGTAGGCAGTGAGGgtcaggtgtcttgctcagggacacctcaccTCGCATGCCGCAAAGATGGGCTTTGTTAAAGGACTCGTCGTCAAACAAAGCCCTGGGGGTGAATTAGGGTCCCTTTAAATAACCGGTACTAGGTGACCATCTCACGCCCACATGCAGCACTCAACACTAATCACAACAGGAAGTATGCAGCCAGCCACCGCCGCCAAAGTCTGCTAGTCTACCGTTCATTATGGACAAAACACCTCTGGGTtgtcttacttttttttttttaagacatCCAATCATTCGCCAGCCATCCATTTTTTAACGACTTCTCCAGACATTTCACGGTCTGATTCACAAGAAAAACGCATTGCAAATTGAAAGGCAGGGCAGGtttacagacacagacaggcttTTTTATAAACTGACGCAGAGTACGAAGAGACATGGGACCGACACCTGGCCTGCGAGGCATTTCACTTCTCGTTTTGTATTAAAATTAAACTCCTTGAGGCCTGTTCCTCTTTATGGTTTGACTTGTTTTCACTGTGAATACAGGAATGCCACAGTTTGCAGTTGTCTGCTTGTTGCTGTGTGAAAGTCATTTGACATGGCATTGCAGGGGCAAAATCATGCACTGCCTTCGCATAATTGATCTCAATCCAAATGTGCTCACTACATTGGTGGCTTTGGACAAAACAATttgaaaacattaaaaagaGATATTTACTCAGTTTTGCCAATTACGACATGTTTTGCCCAATACGTTCTTCTCATAGTCGAATAATCCTAAAGATGTTGATCGTCATAATAGTCCAAATGTACAATAGATCAATAGCTATGTCACACATATGATTTATATTCTACATTTGTATGCATATTTTGTAataatttcattcattcatcatgacatattatgtatatgtatattattataatatatatactctGTCCAGTTGATATTGATTGATAAGAGACTTTGAGACCCAGCTGCCCAGAATGTTTAGATGTGCTAAATCGGTCATTAATAAGGTTCCCATTTCGCAAAcaagaaaaaagaaagtaaaAGTTCACAGCTATGTATCATTGTTTGAGAAATTAAGTGTTTTTTTAAGTTCAAGGCAGTTATGTGGGAAATGTGCTCGTTGGGTGAGGAGATTTATACACCTTATTACAGACAAATTGAGCAAATCTGAAGATTCTGGGCAGTTGTTTCGTCAAGTCTCCTATCATTTGACATCGACAGTCTAGAGGAGGTCTCCATAGCATTCCTTTAGCATGGCGGGACGTTACAGCCAAGGACGTGATTTTATTATCATTGTCCCTCTCTGTCAAGtattttagcagacgcttttatccagagtgcCTTAGAAGTGAGTCTGATTACAGGAAAGTCAAAGTGTGAGTTCTGATTTGGAGTAAGTACCAAAAAGCAAACAACCAGACAGTGTGCAGAAGAGTAGCATCCGGAAATCTCCACCCTCCCTGGCTGAGGCGTGCCTTTGTCAAGTGCATCATGGAGGGGTTgtcatgtggtgtgtgtgttgtgtgtgtgtgtgccggttcTGTGTGTGCACCCTAGGAGCGGAAATCAGAGGCCTGATCCCGGGCTTCAACAGCACCGTCCTCATCACTCTGCCTCGGTCCATGATGCTCATCAAGGTGGAGAGCATCCTCATGGCGTTCGCCTTCATCTCCATGATTATCGTAAGACTGGGTGGGGCGGGACTATGGGCTGGGTGGGGGCGGGACCAAGGGCTGGGTTGGGCGGGACTAAGGGCTGGGTGGGGCGGGACTAAGGGCTGGGTGGGGCTTGCAtctttttattttggttttccGTTTTCCAGTTTTCCGTCTCGTTTGTTGTCGAGGCGAGGGAGAATGGACCTGCGGGTCTTCCACTATCAGAGCCAACCAGACGCTTGCGTCTTCGTCTCAGTTCTGCATTTGTGTTATTTAATCAGTACGTCAATGAATAAATTATACTTTCGATTAATTTTCCGGGCAGATCATTCATTTTTCCCGGCTCCCCCTGGACAGTCACAACAGGGACTATTTCTAACTTGGATCTTGTTTTTCAGTGTAATCCATTTTGTGACGTCCATTGAGGCCTAGATTTAATTAAAATGGCGTGTGTTCCTCCGGTGCAGTTCCTGGTGCTGTGTGGTCCCGCCTACCGCCCCACCGAGGAGATAGACCTGCGCAGCATTGGCTGGGGGAACATCTTCCAGCTGCCATTCAAACACCTGAGAGACTaccggctccgcctcctctgcCCCTTCTTCATCTACAGCGGCTTCGAGTCTGTCTTCGCCATCAGCGGGTTCGCTTTGGTGTGGAACCCTCGATTCAAATAACATACGTGACGTATTAATT
Coding sequences:
- the unc93b1 gene encoding protein unc-93 homolog B1 — protein: MMEASDTENLIQEDGVPPVLPNYGGMNEAKEGTINGQMEEFLGPQAEYDEEEEERKYYRRKRFGVIKNVVAASVGGMIVYSVYMGLLQMQLILHYDITYREVKYSNLGLQDIDQKMLMGINVTPIIGLLYTPILIRFLGTKWMMFLASGIYALFVSTNYWERYYTLVPSAVAIGVAIVPLWASLGNYITRMAQQYYEFVNYKDEHVQEQKKLPKGACQTYIIVFQCIFYSFFFLSLVFAEFPLRLFLHDSLQNYNHTLYNVKHCGAEIRGLIPGFNSTVLITLPRSMMLIKVESILMAFAFISMIIFLVLCGPAYRPTEEIDLRSIGWGNIFQLPFKHLRDYRLRLLCPFFIYSGFESVFAISGFALSYGVCVLGLKQLWLLVVCYGLSGSVFSLLSLVLLRLPRWVTLIGGAAVHFVLIIALMCWSPGPRQPAYLAPMLIFIVLWGLGSALNKTGLSIILGMLYEDKERLDFVFTIYHWWQAIAIFVIYLWSTLPMRAKLAILLVTLLVSCYCYAVMERRLANKMPFRLPRIPRPRHKVKGYRYLEEDNSDESDSEHSGEEDKDEEEEMLVQEEEEEEPEGGRGAEGWDGGSQGSGSPGGRGRHRRREGQGRRVEREGRDEA